A genomic window from Archocentrus centrarchus isolate MPI-CPG fArcCen1 chromosome 2, fArcCen1, whole genome shotgun sequence includes:
- the LOC115796551 gene encoding uncharacterized protein LOC115796551 isoform X1, whose translation MATRSEIQDKEMAAHQKMTLRVIFTETDIRKVVLNTRPTTVEDLIGKLKESLGLNFNFSLQYQDPEFNYEVCNLTDIEDLPEKPTVKVIPLLELVSVSTSEEILSGTPSVADTEILSTSSQERQKQWPDCFDIPDFSVDVAYRLRQADLQFLRDGTHLKVTKELKHEILERLAESMYSYTAYPNNAQFESVAQALISKHPSLQERGSTSRCSGWKNSLKFKMANYRTKRRRSGCLDVAVNAGKRGGHSTEGEPANKNIKKAKKGEINFLPNFPDGFNQVALEGARKDLVNEMQKRTPNGQLVKEKMDLTFALRRKEVVESEPAVCEMVERWPALFTEDQVCMEFNRIVGKNLKQEFYESIDRHSPRLIEIFRSKRGNIGQMLTQLSQQTKTAEPTDIRTLVLRGLPVILGDNPTDFYKPAFDSDDDDSFRNIDIGILLVEPEGAVPSSSLHLSPASLKIVIEGEVVMDNIQDLPKAMCLLFGLAYAMHLSYPISMKFTFQFIQQVFLELGHVELKPKLQTLKNQLAM comes from the exons ATGGCAACGAGGAGTGAGATCCAAGACAAGGAG atggcagcacaccAGAAGATGACCTTGAGAGTAATTTTCACAGAGACAGATATAAGAAAGGTTGTTCTGAATACAAGACCTACtacagtggaggatttgataGGCAAGCTTAAAGAATCACTGGGACTTAATTTCAACTTCAGTCTCCAGTACCAAgatcctgaattcaattatgaaGTGTGCAATCTGACAGATATCGAAGATCTtcctgaaaaaccaacagtcaaggTCATCCCTCTACTTGAGTTGGTATCTGTCTCAACATCTGAAGAAATTTTGAGTGGCACACCCAGTGTAGCAGATACAGAGATCCTCTCTACATCCTCGCAGGAGCGACAGAAACAGTGGCCAGATTGTTTTGATATCccagatttttctgttgatgtagCATATAGACTTAGGCAAGCAGATCTTCAGTTTCTTCGTGATGGTACGCACCTGAAAGtaacaaaagagctgaaacatgAGATTCTTGAAAGATTGGCAGAGAGCATGTATAGTTACACAGCATACCCAAATAATGCTCAGTTCGAAAGTGTTGCACAAGCCCTCATAAGCAAGCACCCCTCTCTCCAGGAGCGAGGCTCAACCAGTCGCTGTAGCGGCTGGAAAAAtagtctaaaatttaaaatggctaattacagaacaaagcGCAGAAGATCAGGGTGCCTTGATGTAGCAGTAAATGCAGGGAAACGAGGAGGGCATTCAACTGAAGGAGAACCAGCCAACAAGAACATCAAGAAGGCAAAGAAAGGCGAGATCAACTTCTTACCCAACTTTCCAGACGGATTTAATCAGGTAGCCCTTGAGGGTGCCCGCAAAGACTTGgttaatgaaatgcagaagagaaCACCAAATGGACAGCTTGTAAAAGAGAAGATGGATCTGACGTTTGCattgagaagaaaagaggtggtGGAGTCAGAACCTGCCGTATGTGAGATGGTGGAACGTTGGCCTGCTCTTTTCACAGAAGATCAG gTATGCATGGAGTTCAACAGGATTGTTGGCAAGAATCTCAAACAGGAATTCTATGAGAGCATTGATCGGCACAGTCCTCGTCTTATCGAGATTTTTCGATCCAAGAGAGGGAACATTGGCCAAATGTTGACACAGCTTTCCCAACAAACAAAG ACTGCAGAGCCAACTGATATTCGAacactggtgctcagaggactTCCTGTTATCCTTGGTGACAAccccacagacttctacaaaccagccttt gactcagatgatgatgactctTTCCGCAACATTGACATTGGGATCCTCCTTGTTGAACCTGAAGGTGCTGTGCCCTCATCCTCCCTGCATCTCAGTCCAGCCTCACTAAAAATTGTCATTGAGGGAGAAGTGGTGATGGACAACATTCAAGACCTGCCAAAAGCTATGTGTCTTCTCTTTGGACTTGCATATGCAATGCATCTCAGTTACCCCATTTCTATGAAGTTCACGTTCCAGTTCATCCAACAGGTATTTCTTGAGCTGGGCCACGTTGAACTAAAACCAAAGTTACAAAcattgaaaaaccagcttgcgaTGTAA
- the LOC115796551 gene encoding uncharacterized protein LOC115796551 isoform X2, whose translation MAAHQKMTLRVIFTETDIRKVVLNTRPTTVEDLIGKLKESLGLNFNFSLQYQDPEFNYEVCNLTDIEDLPEKPTVKVIPLLELVSVSTSEEILSGTPSVADTEILSTSSQERQKQWPDCFDIPDFSVDVAYRLRQADLQFLRDGTHLKVTKELKHEILERLAESMYSYTAYPNNAQFESVAQALISKHPSLQERGSTSRCSGWKNSLKFKMANYRTKRRRSGCLDVAVNAGKRGGHSTEGEPANKNIKKAKKGEINFLPNFPDGFNQVALEGARKDLVNEMQKRTPNGQLVKEKMDLTFALRRKEVVESEPAVCEMVERWPALFTEDQVCMEFNRIVGKNLKQEFYESIDRHSPRLIEIFRSKRGNIGQMLTQLSQQTKTAEPTDIRTLVLRGLPVILGDNPTDFYKPAFDSDDDDSFRNIDIGILLVEPEGAVPSSSLHLSPASLKIVIEGEVVMDNIQDLPKAMCLLFGLAYAMHLSYPISMKFTFQFIQQVFLELGHVELKPKLQTLKNQLAM comes from the exons atggcagcacaccAGAAGATGACCTTGAGAGTAATTTTCACAGAGACAGATATAAGAAAGGTTGTTCTGAATACAAGACCTACtacagtggaggatttgataGGCAAGCTTAAAGAATCACTGGGACTTAATTTCAACTTCAGTCTCCAGTACCAAgatcctgaattcaattatgaaGTGTGCAATCTGACAGATATCGAAGATCTtcctgaaaaaccaacagtcaaggTCATCCCTCTACTTGAGTTGGTATCTGTCTCAACATCTGAAGAAATTTTGAGTGGCACACCCAGTGTAGCAGATACAGAGATCCTCTCTACATCCTCGCAGGAGCGACAGAAACAGTGGCCAGATTGTTTTGATATCccagatttttctgttgatgtagCATATAGACTTAGGCAAGCAGATCTTCAGTTTCTTCGTGATGGTACGCACCTGAAAGtaacaaaagagctgaaacatgAGATTCTTGAAAGATTGGCAGAGAGCATGTATAGTTACACAGCATACCCAAATAATGCTCAGTTCGAAAGTGTTGCACAAGCCCTCATAAGCAAGCACCCCTCTCTCCAGGAGCGAGGCTCAACCAGTCGCTGTAGCGGCTGGAAAAAtagtctaaaatttaaaatggctaattacagaacaaagcGCAGAAGATCAGGGTGCCTTGATGTAGCAGTAAATGCAGGGAAACGAGGAGGGCATTCAACTGAAGGAGAACCAGCCAACAAGAACATCAAGAAGGCAAAGAAAGGCGAGATCAACTTCTTACCCAACTTTCCAGACGGATTTAATCAGGTAGCCCTTGAGGGTGCCCGCAAAGACTTGgttaatgaaatgcagaagagaaCACCAAATGGACAGCTTGTAAAAGAGAAGATGGATCTGACGTTTGCattgagaagaaaagaggtggtGGAGTCAGAACCTGCCGTATGTGAGATGGTGGAACGTTGGCCTGCTCTTTTCACAGAAGATCAG gTATGCATGGAGTTCAACAGGATTGTTGGCAAGAATCTCAAACAGGAATTCTATGAGAGCATTGATCGGCACAGTCCTCGTCTTATCGAGATTTTTCGATCCAAGAGAGGGAACATTGGCCAAATGTTGACACAGCTTTCCCAACAAACAAAG ACTGCAGAGCCAACTGATATTCGAacactggtgctcagaggactTCCTGTTATCCTTGGTGACAAccccacagacttctacaaaccagccttt gactcagatgatgatgactctTTCCGCAACATTGACATTGGGATCCTCCTTGTTGAACCTGAAGGTGCTGTGCCCTCATCCTCCCTGCATCTCAGTCCAGCCTCACTAAAAATTGTCATTGAGGGAGAAGTGGTGATGGACAACATTCAAGACCTGCCAAAAGCTATGTGTCTTCTCTTTGGACTTGCATATGCAATGCATCTCAGTTACCCCATTTCTATGAAGTTCACGTTCCAGTTCATCCAACAGGTATTTCTTGAGCTGGGCCACGTTGAACTAAAACCAAAGTTACAAAcattgaaaaaccagcttgcgaTGTAA